From the Micromonospora echinofusca genome, the window ACATGTCCCGTGACGGTAGCCACCGGCCCGTCCGTCGGCATCGGATTTTCGGGACGGGCAGCGGCAGGCAGCACGTCACGAGCCACGCCCCGGTGCCCTGTGTCGGATCCCGCCTACGCCGGTACCGCCTGCGGATCCTCGGCGGCGTCGTGCGCGGCCATGGTCTCCTGCCGCAGGGGTTCCTCGCGCAGGATGGCGCAGTGCAGCCACGCGTCCGGGATGCCGAAACCGTCCACGAGGGTCCGCATGTGCGGGCGCAGCTCCTTGAGCAGATCGTTCACCACGCCGGTGATCGCCTTGGAACGGGCCGGCGTGAGACGGCCGTGCTCCAGGAACCATCCCTTGTCGGCCTCGATGACGCTGAGCGCGTACAGGTCGCAGACCCGGGAGAGCAGCGCCCGGACGGACGGGTCGGTGGCGTCCTCGATGCCGGCGACGAACGCCTCCAGGGTGACCCGGTCGACGTGCGCGGCGGCGACGGCGAGGACGTGGTCCTGGACGTCGTTGAAGATGTCGAACGGGCGGTCCTGCTTCGTGGCCGCGCCGTTGCGCAGGCGCCGGACGGCGCCGTCGAGGAGATGCCTCTCGCGGTCCTCGAACATCTTGAGCTGCCAGCCGCGGTCGGTGACGGCGACCTCGTCGTCGCGGCCGGGCACGGCGCTGATCATCCGCTCGATGAGCGAGCGCGCGGCGGTGCGCTCGAGCACCATCTCGCGGACCTGTTCGGCGACGAACGAGGCGCGCCCCCAGCCGTCCAACGAGCCGAACTCGTCCCGGTAGCCGGTGAGCAGCCCCTTGGCCACCAGTTGCAGCAGCACCGTGTTGTCGCCCTCGAAGGTGGTGAAGACGTCGGTGTCGGCCTTGAGGCTGGGTAGCCGGTTCTCGGACAGGTAGCCGGCGCCGCCGCACGCCTCGCGGCACATCTGGATGGTGCGGGTCGCGTGCCAGGTCTGCGCGGCCTTGAGACCGGCGGCCCGGGACTCCAGCTCCCGTTGCCGGTGCTCGTCGACCGGCTCGTCGCCGCCCTGCGCCTCGCTCAGCGCGGCCACCAGCTCGGCCTGGGCGAAGTGCAACGCGTACGTGGTGGCCAGGGCGGGCAGCAGCTTGCGTTGGTGGGCCAGGTAGTCGTTGAGCAGCACCTCCCGCTCCGCGTCGGGCGTGCCGAACTGGCGGCGGATGTCGCCGTAGCGCACCGCGATGGCCAGCGCCGACCTGGTGGCCGCCGACGCGGCCCCGCCCACGCTCACCCGGCCCCGGACCAGCGTGCCGAGCATCGTGAAGAAGCGCCGGGAGTCGTTCTCGATCGGGCTGGAGTACGTCCCGTCCTCCGCGACCTGACCGTAGCGGTCCAGCAGCATGTCCCGGGGCACCCGCACGTGGTCGAAGCTGAGCCGTCCGTTGTCGACGCCGAGCAGGCCGGCCTTGGCGCCGGCGTCACCGATGGTCACGCCGGGCAGCGTCTTGCCCTGCGCGTCGCGGATCGGGACCAGCCACGCGTGTACGCCGTGCCGCCGTCCACCGGTGATCAGTTGCGCGAAGACGACCGCCATCCGCCCGTCCCGGGCCGCGTTGCCGATGTAGTCCTTGCGGGCCGCCTCGTGCGGGGTGTGGAGGTCGAAGGTCTGCGTCTGCGGATCGTACGTGCAGGTGGTGCGCAGTTGCTGGACGTCGGAGCCGTGGCCGGTCTCGGTCATCGCGAAGCAGCCGAAGATCTCGCCCGAGACGATGTCCCGCAGGTAGGCGTCGTGGTGCCGACGGGTGCCGAGGGCCGCGACCGCGCCACCGAACAGGCCCCACTGCACGCCCGCCTTGACCATCAGCGACAGGTCGACCTGCGCCAGCATCTCGCAGGCCACGATCGAGCCGCCGATGTCGCCCCTGCCGCCGTACTCGGTGGGGAAGGCCGACGCGATGCCCAGTTCGACGGGGAGTTCGGAGAGCAGCCGGGTGATCCGCTCACGTGCCTGGTCGCCGGTCTCGCCGTACACCGGGAGGAAGCGCGCGTCGAGGTGGTCCCGGTGCGCGTTGCGGACGTCGGCCCACGGCCCGTCGAGCGTTTCCCGTAGGTGGGCGAGGTCGATGCGGTCGGACGCGTGGTCGGGCATGGTCACCCCTCGAAATGGCGGACATATCGGTAGATCTCTGCCCAATCAACACTACCCGCCACCTGCCGTGGCCCGGCCAGCGAGATCGGTGAGACGGGACACCATCGCCCTGTCGTGCCGCCGGCGCCCCCGCACGGTCGCGCTCGTCGCCGACCGCTCCCGTCGTCCCCGACAAGGCACCTACCCGCACGGTGGCAGGCGCACACGTCCGATCCTTCCCGCCGTGGCTCGTCACCGTCCCGGGCGCGAATCGTCACGAGGCTGTCGTATTGCGGCGGAGTTCGCGGGGTAGGGCTCTCCGGGAGACGCCAAGACGTGAGGAGCGAGTCGTGACGTACCCCTGGTTGTTCCCCGACGGCCTGCCGTCGCAGTTCCGCGCCGAGCCCACCTCGGCGGACGCCCGGTTGGCCTGCCGGCTGCTCGACCGGATGCAGCGCGATCCGCTGCTGCGGCACGAGCGCATCTGCATCGAGGTGCAGAACCGCGTGGCGATCCTGGAAGGAACGGTCGGCGAGCCCGACCTGAAGGCTCGTGCCCACGCCCTCGCGTGGAGCACCCCTGGCGTGCACGACGTGAACAACCGGCTGTGCCCACCCTCCGACGCGTGACCGCTCCGATCTGAGAAGAATCTCCACGGCGATGTCGAGAATCCGGGACCGGCTCCGTCCCTGCCATGAACGCGGCCACAATGGTCGGCGCCAGCACCGAGGAGAGACATCATGGCCAAGTACCTGCTGCTCAAGCACTACCGTGGCGCACCGGCCGCGGTCAACGACGTGCCGATGGACCAGTGGACGCCGGAGGAGATCTCGGCGCACTTGCAGTACATGCAAGACTTCGCCACCCGGCTGGAGGGCACCGGCGAGTTCGTCGACGGGCAGGCCCTCGCCCCCGAGGGGACGTTCGTCCGGTACGACGGTGAGGGGCGCCCGCCGGTCACCGACGGCCCGTTCGCCGAGACCAAGGACCTCATCGCCGGCTGGATGGTGATCGACGTCGACAGCTACGAGCGCGCCGTCGAACTGGCCGGGGAACTGTCGGCGGCCCCGGGGGCGGGCGGGAAGCCGATCCACGAGTGGCTGGAGCTGCGCCCGTTCCTGACCGCGCCGCCCACCATCACCGAGTGACCTGATGGACGAGGCACTGCTCCGGAGCCTCACACCGGCGGTGCTCGGCGTCCTCGTCCGCCGCGGAGCCGACTTCGCGGCGGCCGAGGACGCCGTTCAGGACGCGCTGCTCGACGCGGTCCGGACATGGCCGGCCGACCCGCCGCGCGACGCGAAGGGCTGGCTGGTCGCCGTGGCCTGGCGCCGGTTCCTCGACGCGACCCGCTCCGACGTGGCCCGCCGCCGGCGTGAGGACCTCCTCGACGAGGAGCCGACGCCCGGGCCCGTGCCCGCGGCCGACGACACGCTCCAGCTCTACTTCCTGTGCGCCCACCCGTCGCTGACGCCGTCGTCCGCGGTCGCGCTCACGCTGCGCGCCGTCGGCGGACTGACCACCCGCCAGATCGCCCAGGCGTACCTGGTGCCCGAGGCGACCATGGCGCAGCGCATCAGCCGCGCCAAGCGCACCGTGGCCGGCGTACGGTTCGACCAGCCGGGCGACGTCGCCACCGTGCTGCGCGTGCTCTACCTGGTCTTCAACGAGGGCTACTCCGGCGACGTCGACCTCGCCGCCGAGGCCGTCCGGCTCACCCGGCAACTCGCGGCCGCGATCGACCACCCCGAGGTGGCGGGGCTGCTCGCCCTCATGCTGCTGCACCACGCCCGGCGCCGCGCCCGGACCGCGCCCGACGGCAGCCTGGTGCCGCTCGCCGCGCAGGACCGCGGCCGGTGGGACACCACATCGATCGCCGAGGGCGTCGCCATCCTCCAGGCGGCCCTCGCCCGCGACCGGCTGGGCGAGTTCCAGGCCCAGGCCGCCATCGCCGCGCTGCACGCCGACGCGCCCACCGCCGAGGAGACCGACTGGGTGCAGATCGTCGAGTGGTACGACGAACTCGTGCGCCTGACCGACAGCCCGGTCGTACGGCTCAACCGCGCCGTGGCGGTCGGCGAGGCCGACGGGCCGCGCGCCGGACTGGCGGCGCTCGCGGCGCTGGACGACTCGCTGCCCCGCCACACGGCGGTGGCGGCCTACCTCCACGAGCGCGACGGCGACCTGGCGACGGCGGCCCGGCTGTATGCGGAGGCGGCCCGGAAGGCACCCAACCTCGCCGAACGCGACCACCTGACCCGCCAGGCCGCCCGGCTCAACACCCGCCGGCGCCCCTGACAAGCGGACTGGTGGTGACACCGGGAACGGTCCACCGGTGCCGCGCGGACAGCAGCGCCGGCCCGCCCCCTGGGGGATGGGCCGGCGTACGCGCTGCGCGGTCAGCGAATCCGACGGCGACCGTAGGCGCCCGCGACGACGGCCACACCGATCGCGGCGAAGATGACCTGGATGGCCAGCTCGATCCAGTCGATGCCGGCGGTGTCGTCGACACCGAGGGCGCCGGCGACGAGCGTGCCGAGGATCGCGGCGACAACGCCGATGAGCAGGGTCAGCCAGATCGGGATGTTCTGCTTGCCCGGTACGACCAGCCGACCCAGGGCGCCGATGATCAGACCGATGATGATCGCGGTGAAGAAGCCGGTAACTTCCACGAGAGTCGTCCCTCCAGGGGGTTGTCGTCGGTCCTGATCTTGCCCAGCCCCGTCGGCGTCGAAACCCTCGCCGTGTCGGCCGTCAGGCGCCTCACCAGGGACGGAGGACGCCCCGTACCGGCGGCCGGCAACGCATGATCACGGAGAGTGAGTCCATGCCTGCCTCACCGTAACCCCGAACCGGACCCGGCGGGCGAGAACGCGCGCGACACGCCACACCGCACCGGCCGCCGTCGGCGGGAACCCGGCCGGGTGCCGCGGTGCGTACGGCACCCGGCCGGGTTCCGCGTCAGGCCGCCTTGACCCAGTCGAGGGTGAAGCGGGCGAAGTGGATGCCTCCGGTGTTGCCGACCTCGTACAGGTTGCCGACCTTTCCGTCGGCCAGCACGGCCATGGTCGAGTAGCCCGCCCCGCCCGGCTTGATCAGCGCCCGGGCCGGCCAGCTGGCGCCGTCGTCGGTGGACAGCCGGACGGTGAGGTCGTTGCGCGCGGTGGGGTGGGCGTTGTTGCTGAACAGCGCCGTACGGGTGCGCACCGGCGCCCCGTTCGCGCCCACGTCCGACGGGCGCAGGTAGGACAGCTCGTCGGCGTCGCACAGCGGATCGGTCAGCGCGGCGCTGGCCGTCGCCGGGCCGAACGTCGCGCCGCCGTCGCTGGACGTGGCGTAGAAGCGGCTGCGGGTCGAGTTGTGGCGCATGTTCTGCACGACGGCTCCGGTGCCGCGCTCGATCGCCTTGCTCTCGTTGATGTTCCCGCCGGCCGAGCCGCCCCGCCGCCACGTGACGCCGTGGTCGTCGCTGTAGATGTTGCCGGCGTGGCTGGTGCCGGCCGCGTCCCGGTAGGCGATCGGCTGGATCAGGCGCCCGGTGCTGGTCTGGATGCCGTGGCCGGAGGAGAAGAACACCTGCCGCCACGCCGGGTCCTTGATCGCCGGGTTCAGCTCCACCGGCGCGCTCCAGGTGGCGCCGTCGTCCCGGCTCGTGATGTACCGCAGGTGCATGCTGTTCGGGTCGTCGGCCGTGTTGAGTCCGGAGCTGCCCGACCAGAAGCTGATGCCCGGCCTGGGGGAGTACGTGAAGAAGCAGTAGACGGTGCCGGTGGCGCGGTCGACCAGCAGGCTGGGATCGCCCGCCCCCTCACCGGTGGTGGCGGGGGCGTGGATGACGCGCGGCTGCTCGAAGGTGCGGCCGCCGTCGGTGCTGCGGATCATGGCGATC encodes:
- a CDS encoding acyl-CoA dehydrogenase family protein; this encodes MPDHASDRIDLAHLRETLDGPWADVRNAHRDHLDARFLPVYGETGDQARERITRLLSELPVELGIASAFPTEYGGRGDIGGSIVACEMLAQVDLSLMVKAGVQWGLFGGAVAALGTRRHHDAYLRDIVSGEIFGCFAMTETGHGSDVQQLRTTCTYDPQTQTFDLHTPHEAARKDYIGNAARDGRMAVVFAQLITGGRRHGVHAWLVPIRDAQGKTLPGVTIGDAGAKAGLLGVDNGRLSFDHVRVPRDMLLDRYGQVAEDGTYSSPIENDSRRFFTMLGTLVRGRVSVGGAASAATRSALAIAVRYGDIRRQFGTPDAEREVLLNDYLAHQRKLLPALATTYALHFAQAELVAALSEAQGGDEPVDEHRQRELESRAAGLKAAQTWHATRTIQMCREACGGAGYLSENRLPSLKADTDVFTTFEGDNTVLLQLVAKGLLTGYRDEFGSLDGWGRASFVAEQVREMVLERTAARSLIERMISAVPGRDDEVAVTDRGWQLKMFEDRERHLLDGAVRRLRNGAATKQDRPFDIFNDVQDHVLAVAAAHVDRVTLEAFVAGIEDATDPSVRALLSRVCDLYALSVIEADKGWFLEHGRLTPARSKAITGVVNDLLKELRPHMRTLVDGFGIPDAWLHCAILREEPLRQETMAAHDAAEDPQAVPA
- a CDS encoding BON domain-containing protein, which encodes MTYPWLFPDGLPSQFRAEPTSADARLACRLLDRMQRDPLLRHERICIEVQNRVAILEGTVGEPDLKARAHALAWSTPGVHDVNNRLCPPSDA
- a CDS encoding YciI family protein, yielding MAKYLLLKHYRGAPAAVNDVPMDQWTPEEISAHLQYMQDFATRLEGTGEFVDGQALAPEGTFVRYDGEGRPPVTDGPFAETKDLIAGWMVIDVDSYERAVELAGELSAAPGAGGKPIHEWLELRPFLTAPPTITE
- a CDS encoding RNA polymerase sigma factor; this encodes MDEALLRSLTPAVLGVLVRRGADFAAAEDAVQDALLDAVRTWPADPPRDAKGWLVAVAWRRFLDATRSDVARRRREDLLDEEPTPGPVPAADDTLQLYFLCAHPSLTPSSAVALTLRAVGGLTTRQIAQAYLVPEATMAQRISRAKRTVAGVRFDQPGDVATVLRVLYLVFNEGYSGDVDLAAEAVRLTRQLAAAIDHPEVAGLLALMLLHHARRRARTAPDGSLVPLAAQDRGRWDTTSIAEGVAILQAALARDRLGEFQAQAAIAALHADAPTAEETDWVQIVEWYDELVRLTDSPVVRLNRAVAVGEADGPRAGLAALAALDDSLPRHTAVAAYLHERDGDLATAARLYAEAARKAPNLAERDHLTRQAARLNTRRRP
- a CDS encoding GlsB/YeaQ/YmgE family stress response membrane protein, whose amino-acid sequence is MEVTGFFTAIIIGLIIGALGRLVVPGKQNIPIWLTLLIGVVAAILGTLVAGALGVDDTAGIDWIELAIQVIFAAIGVAVVAGAYGRRRIR
- a CDS encoding exo-alpha-sialidase, whose translation is MTAVVAALLGLAALLPATPANAAPAGVGATVSADCTTSRLLLLLDNRSTTTQTFTVTWPGRANSPWTRTVTAGSSTQLYWTLAAGTAYTLRTTTPTGLDDTSAGVFHCGTGMSALTGFDCTAGRLQLILENRTTTARDFTVTWPGRTGSPWTRTVAAGGNFLHYWTVGSGTPYTLRVTAPGFDTTLRGTTACDMAAGNPQLTTTTLLTTQTVIRNLNGAGGRYDGTVASVRIPGMAVTNNGTVIAVADARVDGSYDLGGGTNNIQIAMIRSTDGGRTFEQPRVIHAPATTGEGAGDPSLLVDRATGTVYCFFTYSPRPGISFWSGSSGLNTADDPNSMHLRYITSRDDGATWSAPVELNPAIKDPAWRQVFFSSGHGIQTSTGRLIQPIAYRDAAGTSHAGNIYSDDHGVTWRRGGSAGGNINESKAIERGTGAVVQNMRHNSTRSRFYATSSDGGATFGPATASAALTDPLCDADELSYLRPSDVGANGAPVRTRTALFSNNAHPTARNDLTVRLSTDDGASWPARALIKPGGAGYSTMAVLADGKVGNLYEVGNTGGIHFARFTLDWVKAA